ATGCCGGTGTGGTTGGCACCTCGTCTCGGCTGGACTCTGAGTTTACGGCAGTCCGCCAAGACAAGGGTGCCACCTCACGGGGCCACAATAAGATGCTGGTGAAGTTGCATCGCGTTCCCGCCATCGCGCGTCACGTTCACTGCCTCCGAAACATGGACAACGCCATGTGGTGGTGCCTCGTCTCGACTAGATGCCGAGTTTACGATGGTCTGCCAAGACAAGGGCAGCGCCTCACTGGGCCGGGGTAAGATCTTGGTGAAGTTGCATCGCCTTCCCACCGTCGCGCCTCATCATCTTGGGCTCCGGGTTGCGAATAGCATCATGCGGCAGTCTTCTCCTCCGGGTCACGGACAGCACCGTGTAGCGCCATCTTCTTCTCTGTGTTGTGAGCTTCATGTTGCGGGCAGCACGGGGGTGTGCGTCGTCTTTGTGGCTCCGAGTCGCGGGCTCCATCTTGATGACGTAGACATCGGTGGCGTCATCCCGCGAGCTCCACGCGTCCATCCTCCGCGACACCAgcttgatgatgttgatgatggacGTCGTGCTGGTGAGTTCCGTGTCGCTATCCACCATGGCACGACGGCGGCATCCTCGCGAGCTCCACGCCTCCATTCTCCATGGCACCAGCTTGATGAAGAAGTTGACGGGCATCGTCCTTGCGAGCTCCGTGTCGTCATCCTTCGTGACACGCGGCGGCATCCCCGCGAGCTCCATGCCTCCGGGCTCCAGCTTGATAATGTTAGCGATGGACGTCATCTTGGTGAGCTCCGGGCCACCATCCACCGTGgcacggcggcggcatcctcgcgaGCTCCACCGCCTTCGTCCTCCATGGCGCCAGCTTGATGAAGAAGGCGGGCGTCATCCTAGCGAGCTCCGTCCATCCACCGCGGCACGGCGACGCGCCGGCTTGGTGAAGAAGACGATGGGCATCCTCCTAGCAAGCTCCACCCATCCACTGCGGCATGCTGGCGGCATCCTTGTGAGCCTCCGTGCCTCCGGGCTCCAGCTTGACGAAGTAGACGTCGGCAGTGTCCCCAACGAGTGCCACGCCTCCGTCCTCTAGCTCCAGGATGCCGAAGTAGATCGCGGGCGTCCTCCTTGTGAGCTCTCCATCACGATCCTCCGCGGCACCGGGTTGAGGATGTTGGTGATTGGCGTCGTCTTGGCTAGCTCCGCACCGCCATCCACCACGGTAGGGCGGCGGCATCCTCGCGACCTCCACGCCTCCGTCCATCGGCTTGATGAAGAAGGTGACGGCCTCTTTGGAGTGCTCCTTGCTCTGCTGCTAGATGTGATGACGCCGGATGCATATCTCCCCTCTGCGTGCGTCGGCTGCGTGGGTTTGTTGTGCTCAGGATGTCCTTGGGTTTCCTACAAAAATAAGATGATAGCACATAGAAGAAGATTATTGTATGGTTAGATGCATCTCTTTCACCGCACGTATTTCCACAGCCGGCGCGTACGCACGTCCGCCGTTCATCTGATATTCACGACGCTGCCACCACGGGCGCGTCTCGTCCTTGATGCTGCTGCCACGGGCGAGTTTCTCCTCCTTGTGTGCACCTCATCTCCGCCGGCTGCCTCCTCTCTCTCGTCCGCTCTGCTGcgtacctcctcctcctctagttCGTGGTAGCTGCCTTCTCAACGTTGGGCTGGATACAATCTTACCAGGAGTAACCTGTAAGAGACAAGAATAGAAAGAAAGAGTGCAGCGGTCACGGCCACCATGCGTCCGCTGCCCTTCGTCGTCAGCGTGTTGCAGCTGCCGCATCActattgtgcttcctcgacgctgGGCGCACGCGCCGCCGCCATGAGCGTGTCTTGTCCTCGATGTTGGGTGCGTCTCCTCGTCGACGCCGCCGCAACCACGGACGCGTTTCTTCTACGTGCGATATTTGTTTGTGCGTGCGTGAGTTCTCGCCTGGGACGTGTCTCCTTGTTGCGTAGGCTGGCTGGCTTTATATAGTCAGCCGACGGAGTTGGATGGATGGTATGCGGAGCACGTCCGGTCACGGATCTTCTTTTGATTCTTCTTGACGCCCAAGTCTGCATgcagaaaaggaaataaatagaCACGTACCTTGTTATTTGACGCCTATTCCTTTTTATGTGATTCCCGTGGGTCGGCTGTACTTATTTCCAAATTCTCATTCCTAGCTTACCTTGCCCACACACGTGCATGTTACCTGTTTAAATCAAATTAAATAGGAAAAAAATACGTGCATGCAAGGTTAGCTAGGTATTTCAGGTATTCAGGGAAGTATACATGCATGCCCGCCGGCCGCAAAtacacaaatactccctccgttcctaaatataagtctttttagacattttaaatagactacaacatacggatgtatgtagacatattttagagtatagattcactcattttgctccgtaggtagtcacttgttggaatctctaaaaagacttatatttaggaacggagggagtacgtatgtATATGTGCATGGCACCGTCCAGGACGTGTGCATGGCACCGTCCAGGACGTGTGCATGTACACAATTTGGTTGCACCTATATTTCATGCATACGTATGTGCTGAGTACGATGCGGGCATGTGCCATGCAATAGCATTTTGCCTTTGTATTATTAACCACTAGCCTTTGCACAGATAACCTGCATCAAAACTcattaaaaataaaattattttatGCAATATTGCACAAAAAATCGTGGAACAATGATTCAAACTCATGACCTACAATAATATTGGGGTAAAAAATGTGTCATAGTCTGCATGATATAAGGGGATATGCATTCATGGTAAATATCCTGcattcatcatcaccatcatcatcatcaccatacaTTGGTTGCCCGTGTTGTGTGTCGTGCAAGCATTCTACGAAAACAATAAACATTAAATCAGCTTCATGTATGGATGTCAGCATCACTATTTCTAACATTGAAAAATGAAGGAGTGTAACGCTAAGATATGTGAAGAACCAAAATAAGGAGCTATAGCTGTAACTGATAGGATTAATGGTTAAATTATTGAGCATTATTTTCATATACCGTCCACTTCGGCAGATGGATCCATAGGCTCTAATATTCAAGCATCATCGGAGTCTTCACCATTGTTCTGGCCACCTGGATGCACACCACCTGCATGGTAGAAACAAAGTTGAACATCACATGACAGGTGAAATTGAATACTACGAGAAATAGGGTTATTTCTGGCAAAAAATAAGAGTTATTTCTGGCAAAAGTTGAAGATCAATGGTcttttattggaaataattaaatcaGGTATAAGGTTATATTGGCTTGATGGTTGCGCATGTATACTTGGCTAGGGGGCTGCAGATCCACATGCTGGCTCAGCAAGGTTGGACTGTTCAGACCATGGATGGCGTTTTCCCATCTTATACGCGTGTTTCCTCTGCAACACAACTTCTTTTTCTTCTGGCGTCATTCCATGATATTGTTCTCTCATGCGATGCCGTTTCTTGGCAGAAGATACCTCTGAAACCGATACATGGTTAGAATACTGCGTCTGTAATATCAAATTGAGTCAGTCAGGACTGAATCATGAGCATACCAGTCACTTGAACAGAGCGAAGTGAGTTACTTCCGGGCAGAAAACTTTCTTGCCTATGTCTCCCTTCAGATACAGACATGTCCACTACCTCATGAACATTCATCTGTTGTCGTTCATAAGTGGGATTCGTGTGCAGCCAATCAATCTGACCATCTGTCTGCATAGATGATCCACTATGAGCAGTACCTACAGAAATACAATGCATTATATGGCTTTCATATGGTGGTAGAAATTATTTGTTGAAATTACCAGGTGTTACTTGGACGCTAGTGGTTGCAGCTCGCTTTTCTAGTCGAGCGATCCGGAGCTTCTTGCAGTGCTCTGCTATCTCCTCGTCAGAGCTTCGTTTTCTGCGTCCAAGAGCTGCATCTCCAAATTGATGGTCGGTATCAGCCGAGGTTgcagctgcatatatattaggctaGTCTGTCAATAGAGTAGGGCAGCATAGTAACATGAAGATAGTAGTCAGAATATTAAATTAGTAGTATGCAAAGATAAAGAACGAACCGGTTATGTTGCTCAAAGGGGTTCGTAGCACATCCAGCGATGAAGAAGCATGTGTTCGAGAGAATTCCTCATGTCCAATAGTAAGGACAGATGCAGCCTTGTTGTCTGCTCGGGCCATACGTCGCTTCTGGTTGTACTCCGCTCTCTTCTCATCGGACAATCGTGCATACCAATTTTTACCGCTTTTTGCTTTTTCACCGGCTTGTACGTTTGAGTTGGATATGTTGCTCAAAGGGGTTCGTAGCACATCCAGCAACGAAGGAGCATGTGGTTCAGAGACTTCCTCATGGTCAATACCAATGGCAGATGCAGCCTTTTTGTCGGCTTGGGCCATATGCCGCTTCTGGTTGTACTCTGCTCTCTTCTCATCGGACATCCGTGCATACCAATTTGTTCCACTTTTTGGTTTTTCACTCGCTTGATTCGCAGTCTCATTAGTAGGTGTATTTGTCAGATCTTTAAATGGGGAACGCTCGGCTGATTCTAACGCAGACGGACGATGATTCCTCATCAGtgacatgtgttggggaacatccTAAATCAGTAGAATGACAAAACAATGGTACATAGGGTTCTTAAGAGTAGGTATGCAGAGCTGTGATGTAATATTGAGAAGCTTAATTCTTAAATCCTAATTCAGTCCAATGACAAAACGATGCTACACAAGGATCTTAAGAGTAGGCATGCGGAGTTGTCATGTAATATTGAGAAGCTCAATTCATAAATGTTTGAGTAAATCGAACTGTCAAGTGTTTTAGTAAATCTGAAACTGTGACAAAAAGGACCTTAGATGCAGGGAATGGTGATGAGTGGGAATGGTCTGAACCTGTATAAATAAAGTAGGTGTTGTTAGGGAGGAGGcaaaaacagaaaatataaaatATTGTGAGTGAGATTGCATAAATATCTTAGATCAGAAAGCTCAGAAGCTTCTGGGTGGTAATTTTTGTGCCACCTGAGGAATGTTCAGAATTCTGAGAGCTTTGAAAAGGTAATTGGAGTGACAGCAAACAATTTGTGAACCATACGAAGAGCTTAAATACTCATAAATCAGATTGAGCTTAAATACTCATAAACCAGACTCTGACCCTTTTAGTGCTGAGTGTGGTATTGGCGTTGGATCATGATAATTCACCTGCGACAGTTGTTCCAGAATAATGGTGGTTAACTTTGTTCGCTGTGTGGAAGGATCATCTATGCACTAAAATAATCATAACCAGAAGGATCATGTACGCATCATATTGTCTTGTGTGGAAGGAACATAATCACAAGCATGCTGTTCAAACAATTCACAGTTCAATGTAAAGAAAACTTACTGGCTGGATAAGGTCGTTGTCGGCAGCAGAGGCGGACACCGCCACCCGGCCGCGCTCACGTTTTTCCGAGTGGCAGCAGAGGAAGGCTGGCGGGATGCTCACGCTCTCCCACCTTGTTGGGGCAGCAGAGGAGGACCGGCGGGCGGCTGCTCACGCTCGCGGCGGAGGAGAATAGGATGggcgggaggagggcggcggcggcgggaggagggcgAGGATGAGCGGGAGAGGGTGGGCGGGCGGCTAATTACGGTCGCGGCGGCTCCAGCTGTCCCGCGGCGAAGGGCTGCGGCGGCTCCCCCGGCGCGTGACGGGCGGCGGCCTCCGGCTATCCCAGGGGCGAAGGGCGCGACGGTCGGCCGCGACCTGCGGCGACTCCCGCAGCGAAGGACGgcggcgcccgcggcggcggctccggctgtcCCGCGGCGAAAGGCGCGACAGTGGGCGGCTCCCGCAGCGAAGGAGCGACGGGCGGCAGACGGCGCGGGGAGGAGCAAGAGGGGGCGAGAGGTCGTGCGGAGGGGGGCGAGAGATCGTGCGtacagttttttcttttttttgatggGCGTGGCtagttagggcatcttcaatgcaaAGCGCTTAGATAGGCGcttaggaaaataaaataactttcATAAATTGAAAAATCATCGTTCGCTAACACAACGCTGGCCGCTAACTATAGGCGCTAGCTAACCACTGACCCAGCTGTAAAATTGGTCGTTGGACGCATGTTCTAACTCATCGGAAGGAAAAAAAGGTTAAGCGCTCGCGGCCAGAGTTTGCGTCGATGCCGGGCTTGACGCCAGGATTAGTCAGCCCAACTTCCAATCGGGGAGGATAGTAATCCTGGCGCCTACCCTTAGCGGCCCGCATTGTTGatgctcttagggcatctccaatgcaggAGCGCTTAAATTCCTGGGCACGAGCGCATACACAAGCGCCCGGGCGCTAGCGTTAGTATTTTGTATTAGTTTTTAAGCGCCCGACTCCTCTTCATGCATCGATGCCAAGAAAGAAACCGGGAATCAGTCAAAAACTGCCAAAACTACTGGGATTTAATTCCTAGCGCCCAGGCCTAAGCGcctgcattgtacatgcccttagcgaTCGATTAAGTGCGGGTTAGCGATCGATTAAGGGCGTGGTTGGTAGCGTTACCACAGAAAGATTAATGGCCATTAGATATTGGTAATGGATGGGTGTGATTGCttggatctgcccctctctttcttttatagaTGTATAAGTAGtatatactccctttgttcctaaatatttgtctttctaaaggtttcaacaagtgactacatacggagcaaaatgaatgaatctacactctagcaTTAGTAGCTCGCATGTCAATCAATTTGCATTTATTGATTGGAAAAGAAttaaaacacacattaattggtAGAGAGAGAGAATAACAtaataaaaaggaaagaaatatACATGCATGTACGCACAATGTGACTCGCCAGCTTGTAGACCTTGTATGCACAGATgaatacacatatacattaaaatTGTACCTTCATAAGGTATCTATGACTTATTATTTGTATCAATAAATTGTGCACTGACTCCAAATATTAGAGACATACCCATGATATATATATACCTACTAATGAATTATGTACATACGCGGGCATGTATATATATCCAATGATTTATTCTAGGTCTTGCTAATAAAGAAATTATATGCATAGTGGATATGTatatacctactaactaaattatGTACATACGCGGGTATGCATATACCTACTAATGAAATTATATACATACACAGGTATGCATATACCTACTaattaaattatatacatatgcGGGTATGCATATACCTACTAATGAAATTATATACATACGCGGGTATGCATATACCTACTAATTAAATTATATACATACGCGGGCATGCATATACCTACTAACGAAATTATGTACATACATAGGTATGCATATACCTACTAACAAAATTACATGTATAGGTATATGTATACCCAATTATGTTGTGAGTATATGTATACCCAATTATGTTGTGGGTATACTTATACCTAACTGAAATTACGTAACATATACGTGTATGTACATACAAAGTGATTTAGCCTACGAATAAATAAGTGCTATATAAGGAGGTAATAAATATTGATTTTTAATCAATATGGTATTTTAATTTCCTTCCTTTTCTATGATGTGACATGCATGCATGGAATGATTAAATAATTAAAGCCTGCCAAATTAAGCCATTTTCACTAGTTTCCAAATCAGTCGCTAAACACGATCCAACGACAAGTCGCTAAACACGATCCAACGACAGATAGGCAAGGTGACTGGGCCCCTAGGTGTCTCAAActaccgtgtgtgtgtgtgtatatatatatatatatatatatatatatatatatatatattatatacatctgggctattctgttacgcgtaacagaatataggatgcccgtgcgttgccacgggctaacAAAATATATGCACAACAAAAAATATGCTACTAAAAATGTATATACAAAGAGAAATGCCATGTGATATGGGAGTGATAGACAACATGCGATGATATTGCATGCTTGTGATGCGGTAGATAAATACATCTCCTCGTCATCTTTCCCTTCCCCTCCCTATCTCACAATCTTTTGTTCTTCGTGTGTTTCTCATGGGGCAAGCATAATCATTGATATGAATAGTCATGAAAATATCAGATCACTacaacgcacacacacacaaattaTAAATTTGACAAGCATGTTGGTCGATATTTAAACAGGGTAATAAATAAACCAAGATGTGAGACTATTCTATGGTGTACCTAATAAAAAAATCCTTTGTGATTCAGTTGTATATATGTAACTGTAGAAAAATATTGACATACGCAAGAGATTAAAAAAAGCACCATGTCATACATACACGTATTTGATTTGTTCCCATGTTCTATCCACCTTCCTATTCTCCACTAATTCCTCCTTCAAGTCTCCATCTTCCGACTAAATTCAATCAGATCTGAAGCTCATGCATCCTCCTTTTTGTATTGGTCTTCGTATGGTCTTCCTGCCTTTTGTATTGCCTGCATTTATAGCACAGATCTAATTTTTGCAACCAAGATTTGAGTTCCCAATTAATATGATGTGTTACAAATTTTGTAGAGTACTAATAATTTCTAACGACCCTTGTTGGCTTTGCTTTCTTCTACTCGGAAATACCAGAGCATCTTACGAAAATGAAGCTTTCCAGTACTACTCTTTGCAAGTTTAATCCAAGAAGCTCCACGACCATTGTAACCTACAAAAATGAGGAAACATATATCAGATTCAGTGACGTTGTAGTTGTGTTCTCTCCCAGAATAAGCTAGTCAGATGCATCTTTCCAATACTACTTTTTAGTAGTTTCGCGCCCTAATGGTAAAGTATATAGATGCAaaaggattttgcatactactAAAATGCATAGCCATTCCAATACACCGATCCAACAAGCACATTATCGTTGTCGGTTAGTGGTTGCCGGTTGTCTATGCTGGTTGTCTCCCTTATCACTTAAGGGGCTTTGGCGAGACCAAGTTCTAATCTCTGCAATTTTACTTCAATCCTCTGCATTAGTGTCATTAATTCAGTGGCGCCATCCGAGCTAGCGGCACTATCCAATCCAATTTCCTATAAATCATTATTAACAACTCTCTTCTCtttttacatgttttaaaaatCTGCATATTTTCTTGGAATGATTTCAGTAACATAATTGAATGGCTCGGTATATGCTCACATATCCCCGCTCTTACAAGCTACCATAAAGCTTGTATCAGACTGGTAGTGTATACTATATTGCTAACTCTAAGATTGGATTTTGTGTTAACTAtagacaacaacaacaaagcctttagtcccaaacaagtttgTGTTAACTATAGAATCTTGAAAAAAGAAATAGTGGGCTGATTAGATATAATAAGatttaaaatagaaaataaatgatGAATAGCAAATGACCATTTTAATCAAGCGCTAGAAGTCGCTGCACACTTAAAAAAACAAGCTAATTGCACATCAGCTCCGTCTCGATTCGGTGCCACATTAGAATTAGAGGAAATTTAGAGAGGCAGATCACATTCTTTGTTTGTCTAATGCCAACTTTAATCATACACTATGAATCTACAAAGTTGACTTGTCCAACAAATTTCTGAATTTAATTAGTGTGACTACTTGTTGGAAAGAAATCATCATCATATGACAAAACAAATACCCAAAATATGTTCCCATCACATGACACAACCAAGATGTGCAGTCAACCATGAGGTTGCAATGAAATGTAAGAACAAAGAATTACAGTCGGTTGGGTGGGTTGTGGTCACGTGTGATGAGGATAGTGAGCCCGGCAGCGTAAATGCCGTCAGTTATCTGCTCCTGCGTGGACGCTGACCCAAACACACTGGAGCCCGACTTGCTGTAGATGAGCGACAAGATACCCATCTGGTCATTAGTGGACTCCCTAACAGAAGGGAGCCCATAAATAGGaggtaaaaaaagaaacaaaacagagTGCGAGTCCCCAAGAACCACATAACGACCAGTTCAAAAAAGAGAAAGAGCCACGAATCGATTCTCACCTGATAGGTTGTCCTCTGTGTATAGCACCTGAAAGTATTGTCGGGAGATAGAAAAGGAGTAAGGGCACAACAGAATACAATATCATGTCATGATGAGTAAAAGGTGTATGTTTGAACATACCATCCTATGGCTTTGTTTGGCAAATATCTTGGCATTCCCTGAAGAAAAGGTTGGCCAGTAGCACAAGTTTAGGTCCTAGTTTTCAGTACAATCAGTTCGGTTCGATAGTCTCATTTGCCGCCATAGTGTTTTGTTTTCTAGTTACACGCCCACCCTGAAATACACCAAATAACTTGATTTGAGATATGGTCGACAGTGTTTTTCTCATTGTTCAGTACCATGCACATATCCTTTTCTTAAATGCATAAACATGATTCTTTTAATTACAAAGGCCAATAACCAAATAACATGCACTCTTTTTAATTCATTGTTGGATTGGATGCAAATGTAGCAACAACCTTTTCTATTATGAACAAAAGTGTAACACCAGCCTGGTGGTCAGAAATTAACTATAGTTAAAACCCACTAAATATGGTTGgataaattagaaaagaaaactTGTTTGTTTAAGAAATTAAAGCATGATTAAGAAGTTCCCTTATCTCTAATTGATGTGATCTCTACCACAGCAAGGCTTCTATGCCTGAATATTGAATATACAGTGTTTTACAGAGAGTTTATGTCAGAAACTGGTTCCCTAATTTTCTGATACTCCACCCATGTAAATCTCGAGACTTGTAGCAGAGATATATATGTAGCACAACAAACTGCTCTCAAACTTGATAGATGCTTACCAGGGGACAAATGGGCAATGTCTTCACTTCTCTTGGCAGCATGAACATTCTTCGTATACAATATGTCTGTTTTGGATGCTTGCATCGTGGCTCCACCAATGGACACCCTACGGTTTACACCACCCATCGAGTGTCTAGGCGCCTTCTTTATACTTTGAGGCTTGGATGGACTTGGTTTTGAACCGTAGAGAGTTGAACACCGACCGTCCTTCTGCCCACCCCTCTGCCTCGAGGTGGATGCTGACTGCCCTCCATCCCTAGCCGACGAGAGAGAGTGGAGATGAGGAGAAGCTAAGATGGGGCGAAGACGGTGGTGGATAGTATGTAAACAAACATTGCAAGTAATAGTATGAGAAATAATTGTAAAGAAAAAGGACAACCAAAAATCAATTTACCCGCACTTTACCAAATTTGGCAAAATACTCTTTGAAGTCCTCCCTTAAAACTATTTCTTTATGAAGAAGCAGAATCTACATGATTCTATTCTACAAGAGACACCACtcttaaaagaaataaaataaaataggaacTTAAGAGGTCATCAGGCAAGACATAAGAAAATAATGACTACCATGCAGCAAAAATAGCATCAAGACCAGGTGCGAGTTCACACGCCCTTATGATGATTTGGTATAGTTCCTAGGGCTGAAATTAGGGAGGAAATTGCAGTAACATTAAACCTGAGCGTGCTTACCAATGAGGCGTTGATACAAACTGGATTCTGTCCTGGGCATCTCACTCTTCCAATAAGAAACGTAAAACCAACCTAGAATAGCATATCCGCATAGTCAGGGTAAGACCGGAATCCAAATGCAAGAGGATCAGCACATAACTTTATGCCCAAAAACAAACATGTCATCATTCTGTTGTTAGTATCAACTATGTGCAGATTATCATACAAGATTTCCATTACCCTGAACATTAGTACAAGAGACGAAAAGGAAACCTATAAACTAAGATTTCTAAAATAAACAAAAGAAGCTACTACTGTGCATCATATCCCacaattaattcatgatgctagcGAAGCTGTACAAGAGCCCAAAAAGAAACCTATAGTATTAAGTGCAGACTTCATCTGAATAGCCTTGCTTGTTCAGTGTTCCTAGTTATTGTGCGGACTTCAATCCTAATTTAACCGACCTCATCTGGGTCTCGAATCAAATGTACCACAGCTCAAAGAGCCGCAAATCTGAAGATATACTAAAGAGCCGCAGTTTTCTTTGCTTCAGTCTTCCGCCCTAAAATATAAAGCGCCCATTCAACCTGCAGGTTGCAGTTTCAAGTattcactgttggaaatatgccctagaggcaataataaatggttattattatatttctgtgttcatgataatagtcttttattcatgctataattgtattgtccggaaatcgtaatacatgtgtgaatacatagaccacaacctgtccctagtaagcctctagttgactagctcgttgatcaacagatagtcatggtttcctgactatggacataggatgtcattgataacgggatcacatcattaggagaatgatgtgatggacaagacccaacttaagcatagcataaaagatcgtgtagtttcgtttgctagagcttttccaatgtcaagtatcttttccttagaccatgagatcgtgcaactcccggataccgtaggagtgctttgggtgtgccaaacgtcacaacgtaactgggtgactataaaggtgcattacgggtatctccgaaagtgtctgttgggttggcacggatcgagactgggatttgtcactccgtgtaaacggagaggtatctctgggcccactcggtaatgcatcatcataatgagctcaatgtgactaaggcgttagtcacgggatcatgcattgcggtacgagtaaagagacttgccggtaacgagattgaacaaggtattgggataccgacgatcgaatctcgggcaagtaacataccgattgacaaagggaattgcatacggattgattgaatcctcgacaccgtggttcacccgatgatatcatcgtggaacatgtgggagccaacatgggtatccagatcccgctgttggttattgaccggagaggcgtctcggtcatgtctgcatgtctcccgaacccgtagggtctacacacttaaggtccggtgacgctagggttgtagagatatatgtatgcggaaacccgaaagttgttcggagtcccggatgagatcccggacgtcacgagaggttccggaatggtccggaggggaagaattatatatgggaagtccagttttggccaccgggaaagtttcgggggttatcggtattgtaccgggaccaccggaagggtcccgggggtccaccgggtggggccacctgtcccggagggccccgtgggctgaaagtggaggggaaccagcccctaatgggctggggcgccactttgggcctccccccatgcgcctagggttgggaaccctagggggggggagtttccccttgccttggggggcaaggcaaccccttcccccttggccgc
This window of the Triticum aestivum cultivar Chinese Spring chromosome 5D, IWGSC CS RefSeq v2.1, whole genome shotgun sequence genome carries:
- the LOC123119508 gene encoding uncharacterized protein, coding for MSLMRNHRPSALESAERSPFKDLTNTPTNETANQASEKPKSGTNWYARMSDEKRAEYNQKRHMAQADKKAASAIGIDHEEVSEPHAPSLLDVLRTPLSNISNSNVQAGEKAKSGKNWYARLSDEKRAEYNQKRRMARADNKAASVLTIGHEEFSRTHASSSLDVLRTPLSNITAATSADTDHQFGDAALGRRKRSSDEEIAEHCKKLRIARLEKRAATTSVQVTPGTAHSGSSMQTDGQIDWLHTNPTYERQQMNVHEVVDMSVSEGRHRQESFLPGSNSLRSVQVTEVSSAKKRHRMREQYHGMTPEEKEVVLQRKHAYKMGKRHPWSEQSNLAEPACGSAAP